The following proteins are co-located in the Polymorphospora rubra genome:
- a CDS encoding GNAT family N-acetyltransferase produces the protein MTEVIFRAARRADVPAIVALLADDPLGAGREATGEGVAEEVDAAYWRAFDDIDADPRNALVVADLGGEVVGTMQLTFIPGLSRKGAERAQIEAVRVRVDQRGAGLGRRMISWAVDEARARGCRLVQLTTDKRRADAHRFYAGLGFEASHEGMKLAL, from the coding sequence GTGACCGAAGTGATCTTCCGCGCGGCCCGCCGCGCCGACGTACCGGCGATCGTCGCCCTGCTCGCCGACGACCCGCTCGGTGCCGGCCGGGAGGCAACGGGCGAGGGCGTCGCCGAGGAGGTCGACGCCGCCTACTGGCGGGCGTTTGACGACATCGACGCCGACCCGCGCAACGCGCTCGTCGTCGCCGATCTCGGCGGCGAGGTGGTCGGCACGATGCAGCTCACGTTCATTCCCGGCCTGAGCCGGAAGGGGGCGGAGCGGGCCCAGATCGAGGCGGTGCGGGTCCGCGTCGACCAGCGCGGCGCCGGGCTCGGCCGCCGGATGATCTCGTGGGCGGTCGACGAGGCGCGGGCGCGCGGCTGCCGGCTCGTCCAGCTCACCACCGACAAACGGCGCGCCGATGCGCACCGCTTCTACGCCGGGCTCGGGTTCGAGGCCAGCCACGAGGGAATGAAGCTCGCGCTCTGA
- a CDS encoding alpha/beta hydrolase has translation MPVARNHRTILAGLLAATLVLAGCTLPGRGDRDPAAQPTPTDSAGAAATVWRPCPEVAEDLVGRGAAGVSYECATIQVPRDWAAPDGGTFDIALLRARAADQRDRIGSLVLNPGGPGGSGVDTAVYLSFGPAFGGLPTEVLQRFDVVGFDPRGVSRSSPVKCIPDADLDATFGAEPDPDQAEFDALVALSQRIGEGCGAEYGDRLRLFATEQAARDMDAVRVAVGDEKLTYLGYSYGTLLGATYAQLFPQNVRALVLDGAIDPRQGIVESSEGQAKGFELAFDNFTRWCAQTPDRCPIAPDARTAVTDALEKARVSPVSGEGGRQATAGWILYAVISSLYTETGWEELAGAIDDLQRGDPAKVFELADRYAERGPDGHYSNLFDANIAVNCADEESGPSVEQIRDLQTEWRDRYPLFGAPLAVSMLSCASWPAQRDGYPTGPATGAPPILVVGTTGDPATPYEQTPRLAEMLGVGVVLTWEGEGHTAYPQTGCVNEVVDAYLIDLTVPTTDRRCPAR, from the coding sequence ATGCCCGTGGCCCGGAACCACCGGACGATCCTGGCCGGCCTGCTGGCCGCGACACTGGTCCTCGCCGGATGCACGCTGCCCGGCCGCGGCGACCGGGACCCCGCCGCCCAGCCCACCCCGACGGATTCGGCCGGCGCCGCCGCCACGGTGTGGCGACCCTGCCCGGAGGTGGCCGAGGACCTGGTCGGCCGGGGCGCGGCCGGCGTCAGCTACGAGTGCGCGACCATCCAGGTCCCCCGGGACTGGGCCGCGCCCGACGGCGGCACGTTCGACATCGCGCTGCTGCGGGCCCGGGCCGCCGACCAGCGTGACCGGATCGGTTCGCTGGTGCTCAACCCCGGTGGCCCCGGCGGTTCCGGCGTCGACACCGCCGTCTACCTGTCGTTCGGTCCGGCGTTCGGCGGGCTGCCGACCGAGGTGCTCCAGCGGTTCGACGTCGTCGGGTTCGACCCGCGCGGGGTGAGCCGGTCCAGCCCGGTCAAGTGCATCCCGGACGCCGACCTCGACGCGACCTTCGGCGCCGAACCCGATCCCGACCAGGCCGAGTTCGACGCGCTGGTCGCGTTGAGCCAGCGCATCGGCGAGGGCTGCGGCGCCGAGTACGGCGACCGGCTGCGACTGTTCGCCACCGAGCAGGCGGCCCGGGACATGGACGCGGTACGCGTCGCCGTCGGGGACGAGAAGCTGACCTACCTCGGCTACTCGTACGGCACCCTGCTCGGCGCGACGTACGCCCAACTCTTCCCGCAGAACGTGCGCGCGCTGGTGCTCGACGGCGCGATCGACCCGCGGCAGGGCATCGTCGAGAGCTCCGAGGGCCAGGCCAAGGGGTTCGAGCTGGCGTTCGACAACTTCACCCGGTGGTGCGCGCAGACCCCGGACCGGTGCCCGATCGCGCCGGACGCGCGGACCGCGGTGACCGACGCGCTGGAGAAGGCACGGGTGTCCCCCGTTTCCGGCGAGGGCGGCCGGCAGGCCACCGCCGGCTGGATCCTCTACGCGGTGATCTCGTCGCTCTACACCGAGACCGGCTGGGAGGAACTGGCCGGGGCGATCGACGACCTCCAGCGCGGCGATCCGGCCAAGGTCTTCGAACTGGCCGACCGGTACGCCGAACGCGGCCCCGACGGGCACTACAGCAACCTGTTCGACGCCAACATCGCGGTCAACTGCGCCGACGAGGAATCCGGGCCGAGCGTCGAGCAGATCCGCGACCTCCAGACGGAGTGGCGCGACCGGTACCCGCTCTTCGGGGCGCCGCTCGCGGTCTCGATGCTGTCCTGCGCCTCGTGGCCGGCGCAGCGCGACGGCTACCCGACCGGGCCGGCGACCGGTGCCCCGCCGATCCTGGTCGTCGGCACCACCGGCGACCCGGCGACCCCGTACGAGCAGACGCCGCGGCTGGCCGAGATGCTCGGCGTCGGCGTGGTGCTGACCTGGGAGGGCGAGGGGCACACCGCCTACCCGCAGACCGGCTGCGTCAACGAGGTGGTCGACGCGTACCTGATCGACCTGACCGTGCCGACCACCGATCGGCGCTGCCCGGCCCGCTGA
- a CDS encoding ATP-dependent DNA ligase: MELPVNPPVEPMLAKSVPDIPVGEGMTYEPKWDGFRCIVFRDGDEVELASRGGKTLTRYFPEVVEQARAQLPARCAVDAELILIRRDGDGRPRLDFELLSQRIHPAASRVRMLAETTPADLVAFDLLAIGDEALVDRPYTQRRARLAEALRGVEPPVHVTPTTADLATARRWFEIFEGAGLDGIIAKPADIAYEPGKRLMFKVKHARTADVVVAGFRWHKSGPVVGSLLLGLYDDSGTLHHVGVSASFTMARRRELLDELAPYRKGVTGHPWRHGDHELGQRIPGGPSRWTGTKTLEWEPLRPELVVEVAYDAMEGDRFRHTARFARWRPDRDPRSCGYDQLERPVRFDVDQVLAGDPDPTG; encoded by the coding sequence ATGGAGCTGCCCGTCAACCCACCGGTCGAGCCGATGCTCGCCAAGAGCGTGCCGGACATCCCCGTCGGCGAAGGCATGACCTACGAGCCGAAGTGGGACGGCTTCCGGTGCATCGTCTTCCGCGACGGCGACGAGGTCGAGCTGGCCAGCCGGGGCGGCAAGACCCTGACCCGCTACTTTCCCGAGGTGGTCGAGCAGGCCCGGGCCCAGCTCCCGGCCCGCTGCGCCGTCGACGCCGAGCTGATCCTGATCCGCCGCGACGGCGACGGCCGGCCCCGGCTCGACTTCGAACTGCTCTCCCAGCGGATCCATCCGGCCGCGTCCCGGGTACGGATGCTGGCCGAGACCACCCCGGCCGACCTGGTCGCCTTCGACCTGCTCGCCATCGGTGACGAGGCCCTGGTCGACCGGCCGTACACGCAGCGCCGGGCCCGGCTGGCCGAGGCGCTGCGCGGGGTCGAGCCGCCGGTGCACGTCACCCCGACGACCGCCGACCTGGCGACCGCCCGGCGCTGGTTCGAGATCTTCGAGGGCGCCGGGCTGGACGGGATCATCGCCAAGCCGGCCGACATCGCGTACGAGCCGGGCAAGCGGCTCATGTTCAAGGTCAAACACGCCCGTACGGCGGACGTGGTGGTCGCCGGCTTCCGCTGGCACAAGTCCGGCCCGGTGGTCGGCTCGCTGCTGCTCGGCCTGTACGACGACAGCGGCACCCTGCACCACGTCGGGGTGTCGGCGTCGTTCACGATGGCCCGCCGCAGGGAGCTGCTCGACGAGCTGGCGCCGTACCGGAAGGGGGTGACCGGGCACCCGTGGCGGCACGGTGACCACGAGTTGGGCCAGCGGATCCCGGGCGGGCCCAGCCGGTGGACCGGCACCAAGACCCTGGAGTGGGAGCCGCTGCGGCCGGAGCTGGTCGTCGAGGTGGCATACGACGCGATGGAGGGCGACCGGTTCCGGCACACCGCCCGGTTCGCCCGCTGGCGGCCGGACCGCGATCCGCGGTCGTGCGGCTACGACCAGTTGGAACGGCCGGTGCGCTTCGACGTCGACCAGGTCCTCGCGGGCGATCCCGACCCGACCGGCTGA
- a CDS encoding DNA-3-methyladenine glycosylase family protein yields the protein MDGTGAAASRTLRPPAGYHLAGSVGALAMGRHDPCARFVDGAFWWTARTPDGPGALALRRSGGELVAEGFGPGADRVVDRADAVAGLRDDLTGFAEAAATHPVVEQLARTHRGLRLPATGQVFPRLLRAVLEQKVTGKEAYRAYAATVRRFGTPAPGPVANLWIPPEPATIAAQPYWVFHPFGVEQRRADTLRRAAAAADRLERCVDSAEATARLTAIAGIGPWTAAEVVRIAYGDADAVSVGDFHIPNTVAWALAGEPRGDDARMLALLAPFAGHRGRVCALLDAAGLHAPRFGPRMPLRSFARY from the coding sequence GTGGACGGGACCGGGGCGGCGGCGAGCCGGACCCTGCGGCCGCCGGCGGGCTACCACCTGGCCGGCTCGGTCGGCGCGCTCGCGATGGGCCGCCACGACCCGTGCGCCCGGTTCGTCGACGGCGCCTTCTGGTGGACGGCCCGCACCCCGGACGGCCCCGGCGCCCTCGCCCTGCGGCGCAGCGGCGGTGAACTGGTCGCGGAGGGCTTCGGGCCGGGCGCCGACCGGGTCGTGGACCGGGCCGACGCGGTCGCCGGGCTGCGTGACGACCTGACCGGCTTCGCCGAGGCCGCCGCCACCCACCCGGTGGTGGAGCAGCTCGCCCGCACCCACCGCGGCCTGCGGCTGCCCGCCACCGGGCAGGTCTTCCCCCGGCTGCTGCGGGCCGTGCTCGAGCAGAAGGTCACCGGCAAGGAGGCGTACCGGGCCTACGCGGCGACCGTCCGCCGGTTCGGAACGCCGGCGCCCGGCCCGGTCGCCAACCTGTGGATCCCGCCCGAGCCGGCGACGATCGCGGCGCAGCCGTACTGGGTGTTCCATCCGTTCGGGGTCGAGCAGCGGCGGGCCGACACGCTGCGCCGGGCCGCCGCCGCGGCCGACCGGCTCGAACGGTGCGTCGACTCGGCCGAGGCCACCGCCCGGCTCACCGCGATCGCGGGCATCGGGCCGTGGACGGCGGCCGAGGTGGTCCGGATCGCGTACGGCGACGCCGACGCGGTCAGCGTCGGCGACTTCCACATCCCGAACACGGTGGCCTGGGCGCTGGCCGGCGAGCCGCGCGGCGACGACGCCCGGATGCTGGCCCTGCTGGCGCCGTTCGCGGGGCATCGCGGGCGGGTGTGCGCGCTGCTGGACGCGGCCGGCCTCCACGCACCCCGGTTCGGTCCACGGATGCCGCTGCGCTCCTTCGCCCGCTACTGA
- a CDS encoding sensor histidine kinase, with product MWRLRIGRLDLAVAVVFTTFGLFEEATAPHRLPLWGGRLAFATLLVFLRRRFPLATLLLDVVVIQVWWLPGDIENFRVWQALCLFIGLHTVGREIVFWGPGRSPGWRRTAAVVLVTGTVAVLIGQRTMTPSDVFASLLYPLGAYATGLLLQVQARRMAEHNAALSAARELRAREAVAQERARIARELHDMVAHSVTVMVLQAGAVRRRLDADQLAERDLLSGVEAAGREAVTELRRTLGLLRGDATESRTPQPGLARLDELVEQVGEAGLTVRVTVAGEPRPLPPSLDLSAYRIVQEALTNVLKHAGPARVEVTLTYRVDGLDIVVVDDGGPAGGRPPRDPAPGHGLVGMRERVALFGGDLSAGARPGGGYRIRARLPRPPG from the coding sequence GTGTGGCGCTTGCGGATCGGTCGGCTGGACCTGGCGGTCGCGGTCGTGTTCACGACATTCGGGCTGTTCGAAGAGGCGACCGCCCCGCACCGGCTGCCGCTGTGGGGCGGGCGGTTGGCGTTCGCGACGCTGCTGGTGTTCCTCCGCCGCCGCTTCCCGCTGGCCACCCTGCTGCTGGACGTGGTGGTCATCCAGGTGTGGTGGCTACCCGGTGACATCGAGAACTTCCGGGTGTGGCAGGCCCTGTGCCTGTTCATCGGGCTGCACACGGTCGGCCGGGAGATCGTCTTCTGGGGGCCGGGCCGCTCGCCGGGATGGCGCCGGACCGCCGCGGTGGTGCTGGTCACCGGCACGGTCGCGGTGCTGATCGGCCAGCGCACCATGACGCCGTCCGACGTGTTCGCCTCGCTGCTCTACCCGTTGGGTGCGTACGCCACCGGCCTGCTGCTGCAGGTGCAGGCCCGCCGGATGGCCGAACACAACGCGGCCCTGTCGGCGGCCCGTGAGCTGCGGGCCCGGGAGGCGGTCGCGCAGGAACGGGCCCGGATCGCCCGGGAGCTGCACGACATGGTCGCGCACAGCGTCACCGTCATGGTGCTGCAGGCCGGCGCGGTACGCCGCCGCCTCGACGCCGACCAGCTCGCCGAACGCGACCTGCTGTCCGGTGTGGAGGCCGCCGGCCGGGAGGCGGTGACCGAACTGCGCCGCACCCTGGGGCTGCTGCGCGGCGACGCGACGGAGAGCCGTACCCCGCAGCCCGGGCTGGCCCGCCTCGACGAACTGGTCGAACAGGTCGGCGAGGCCGGCCTGACGGTACGGGTGACCGTCGCGGGCGAGCCCCGTCCACTGCCGCCGAGTCTCGACCTGTCGGCGTACCGGATCGTCCAGGAGGCACTGACCAACGTGCTCAAGCACGCCGGCCCGGCCCGGGTCGAGGTGACCCTGACGTACCGGGTCGACGGCCTCGACATCGTGGTCGTCGACGACGGTGGTCCGGCGGGCGGCCGGCCGCCGCGCGACCCGGCACCCGGGCACGGCCTGGTCGGCATGCGGGAGCGGGTCGCGCTGTTCGGCGGCGACCTCTCGGCCGGCGCCCGCCCCGGCGGCGGCTACCGGATCCGGGCCCGGCTACCCCGCCCGCCGGGGTGA
- a CDS encoding response regulator: protein MTIRLVVADDQAMIRAGLRLVVETEPDLQVVGEATDGLEAVALARRTRPDVVLMDIAMPRLDGLAAARELLATPAPPRIIMLTTFDTDDNLYAALRVGASGFLLKVSPPEQLVAAIRVVAAGEALLDPAVTTRVIATFTAQPPPRRPVELDRLTPRELEVLTLMARGRSNAEIAAALVVGEATVKTHVARVLMKLDLRDRVQAVVYAYESGLVRAGQAS, encoded by the coding sequence GTGACGATCCGGTTGGTGGTGGCCGACGACCAGGCGATGATCCGGGCCGGGCTGCGACTCGTCGTGGAGACGGAGCCGGACCTCCAGGTGGTGGGCGAGGCCACCGACGGGCTGGAGGCGGTGGCGCTGGCCCGCCGGACCCGCCCCGACGTGGTGCTGATGGACATCGCCATGCCCCGGCTCGACGGCCTGGCCGCCGCCCGTGAACTGCTCGCCACCCCGGCACCGCCCCGGATCATCATGCTGACGACCTTCGACACCGACGACAACCTGTACGCCGCACTGCGCGTCGGTGCGAGCGGCTTCCTGCTGAAGGTGTCGCCGCCGGAGCAGTTGGTGGCCGCGATCCGGGTCGTGGCGGCCGGCGAGGCGTTGCTCGACCCGGCCGTCACCACCCGGGTGATCGCCACCTTCACCGCCCAGCCGCCGCCCCGCCGGCCGGTCGAACTGGACCGGCTCACCCCGCGCGAGCTGGAGGTGCTGACCCTGATGGCCCGGGGCCGCTCCAACGCCGAGATCGCCGCCGCGCTGGTCGTCGGGGAGGCGACGGTGAAGACGCACGTCGCGCGGGTGCTGATGAAGCTGGACCTGCGGGACCGGGTGCAGGCGGTCGTGTACGCCTACGAGTCGGGCCTGGTCCGCGCCGGACAGGCGAGCTGA
- a CDS encoding spermidine synthase has translation MGRKRGGQRLGVRIDSGLAELAPDPDRPDSFTLLVDGTPQSHVDLTDPTHLEFEYVRRIAMVVDLMAPAGRSLRVLHLGGGALTLPRYVSRTRPGSTQRVVEIDATLVDLVREHLPWPPDRNLRVRVGDARDAVTTGRDGSYDLVVADVFAGARTPARLTSVEFAGEVARVLAPGGLHVANLADGGALKYARGQVATVGAVLPHACLVADTAVLRGRRYGNLVLVAGRVAPPVAGLTRRAAGDWFPGRVVHGDELERFTGGAAVVRDATARPSDPPPVGFF, from the coding sequence GTGGGGCGTAAGCGTGGTGGGCAGCGGCTCGGGGTACGAATCGACTCCGGGCTGGCCGAACTCGCCCCCGACCCGGACCGCCCCGACAGCTTCACGCTGCTGGTCGACGGCACCCCGCAGTCGCACGTCGACCTCACCGACCCGACCCATCTGGAGTTCGAGTACGTCCGCCGGATCGCCATGGTCGTCGACCTGATGGCGCCCGCCGGCCGGTCGCTGCGGGTGCTGCACCTCGGCGGCGGCGCGCTCACCCTGCCCCGCTACGTGTCGCGGACCCGGCCCGGCTCCACCCAGCGGGTCGTCGAGATCGACGCCACCCTGGTCGACCTGGTCCGGGAGCACCTGCCCTGGCCGCCTGACCGCAACCTGCGGGTCCGGGTCGGCGACGCCCGCGACGCGGTCACCACCGGCCGGGACGGGTCGTACGACCTGGTCGTCGCGGACGTGTTCGCCGGTGCCCGTACCCCGGCCCGGCTGACCTCGGTCGAGTTCGCCGGCGAGGTGGCCAGGGTGCTGGCGCCCGGCGGTCTCCACGTCGCCAACCTCGCCGACGGCGGGGCGCTGAAGTACGCCCGCGGCCAGGTCGCCACGGTCGGTGCCGTACTTCCCCACGCGTGCCTGGTCGCCGACACGGCGGTGCTGCGCGGCCGGCGGTACGGCAACCTGGTGCTGGTCGCCGGGCGGGTGGCGCCGCCGGTGGCCGGGCTGACCCGGCGGGCGGCCGGCGACTGGTTCCCGGGCCGGGTGGTACACGGCGACGAACTGGAACGGTTCACCGGCGGCGCGGCCGTCGTACGCGACGCGACCGCCCGCCCGTCGGACCCGCCACCGGTCGGCTTCTTCTAG
- a CDS encoding AAA family ATPase, whose translation MRPLRLDLAGFTVFREETTVDFTDADFFALVGPTGSGKSTILDAICFALYGTVPRWGGTRGISNALAPSANEARVRLVFDAAGSRYVASRVVRRDGRGNVKTGNAGLQRMPPGFDVGKLDTGMSPDDLGEVLAGTPAEMTAAVEQAVGLPYDQFTSCVVLPQGQFADFLHAKPAARQEILVNLLDLGVYDRVQKAASARASAAEARLTAVDQLLDGLADTDDDTLAATGQRVTEMRRLAGEVEAAVPGLVDAERATAGAADALAALDAEIAHLDAVAAPADLGTVAGAVATARAAADEAATAVAAAEEREEKLRGELAAAGDEAALRLLLTAHADRDRLAAEAATLTAGLAGAQTEHDAAAAALEAARATARRATADLEAARLAYQEAQTADRAAALRTHLTAGGPCPVCEQPVPAVPPVPAASAVAAAEAAGHAARKAADRAEKVVAERDRTARDLERTLDRARARHERLTTDLADLDGRLADSPGPDAVRRELDAVAALRATLDEAGTAVRAARETGRRATAAVVAAQDRIRSAWRAFDQVRDGLARLGPPAADRDDLTAAWDGLCSWAAGEVDRRRADRVAAAGAVDAAYAARDGAAAGIVALFTAAGVDAPPVGRTGTDPARDLTRAAAVAVERAEADLRRLTERREQAAELRGQRSGHERDGRVAKALAGHLRANNFERWLLAEALDQLVDGASGILRELSSGQYDLVHDKGEFYVVDHHDAGLRRAVRTLSGGETFQASLALALALSERLAGMSATAASLESIVLDEGFGTLDAATLDTVAATLENLAARGDRMVGVVTHVPALAERVPVRFEVRKDARTARVERTGL comes from the coding sequence GTGCGGCCGTTGCGGCTGGATCTGGCCGGCTTCACCGTCTTCCGCGAGGAGACGACCGTCGACTTCACCGACGCCGACTTCTTCGCCCTGGTCGGGCCGACCGGCTCGGGCAAGTCGACGATCCTGGACGCGATCTGCTTCGCCCTCTACGGCACCGTGCCGCGTTGGGGCGGCACCCGGGGCATCTCCAACGCGCTCGCCCCGTCGGCCAACGAGGCCCGGGTGCGGCTGGTCTTCGACGCGGCCGGGTCCCGCTACGTCGCCAGCCGGGTGGTCCGCCGTGACGGTCGGGGCAACGTCAAGACCGGCAACGCCGGCCTCCAGCGGATGCCGCCGGGCTTCGACGTCGGCAAGCTCGACACCGGGATGAGCCCGGACGACCTGGGCGAGGTTCTGGCCGGTACGCCGGCCGAGATGACCGCCGCCGTCGAGCAGGCGGTCGGGCTGCCGTACGACCAGTTCACCAGCTGCGTGGTGCTGCCGCAGGGGCAGTTCGCCGACTTCCTGCACGCCAAACCGGCCGCCCGGCAGGAGATCCTGGTCAACCTGCTCGACCTCGGCGTCTACGACCGGGTGCAGAAGGCGGCGTCGGCGCGGGCGTCGGCGGCCGAGGCCCGGCTCACCGCCGTCGACCAGCTGCTCGACGGGCTCGCCGACACCGACGACGACACCCTGGCCGCCACCGGGCAGCGGGTCACCGAGATGCGCCGGCTGGCCGGCGAGGTCGAGGCGGCCGTACCGGGGCTGGTCGACGCGGAGCGGGCCACGGCCGGGGCGGCGGACGCGCTGGCCGCCCTCGACGCCGAGATCGCCCACCTCGACGCCGTCGCGGCACCGGCCGACCTGGGCACGGTCGCCGGCGCGGTCGCCACCGCGCGGGCGGCCGCGGACGAGGCGGCGACGGCCGTCGCCGCCGCCGAGGAACGCGAGGAGAAGCTGCGTGGCGAACTCGCCGCGGCCGGTGACGAGGCGGCGCTGCGCCTGCTGCTGACCGCCCACGCCGACCGGGACCGGCTCGCCGCCGAGGCCGCGACGCTGACCGCGGGGCTGGCCGGCGCGCAGACCGAGCACGACGCCGCCGCCGCGGCGCTGGAGGCGGCGCGGGCCACGGCGCGGCGGGCGACCGCCGACCTGGAGGCGGCCCGGCTCGCCTACCAGGAGGCACAGACCGCCGACCGGGCCGCCGCGCTGCGTACCCACCTCACCGCCGGCGGGCCGTGCCCGGTCTGCGAACAGCCGGTCCCGGCCGTACCCCCGGTGCCGGCCGCCTCCGCGGTCGCCGCCGCCGAGGCCGCCGGACACGCCGCCCGCAAGGCCGCCGACCGGGCCGAGAAGGTCGTCGCCGAACGTGACCGGACCGCCCGCGACCTGGAACGGACCCTGGACCGGGCGCGGGCCCGGCACGAGCGGCTCACCACCGACCTCGCCGACCTCGACGGCCGGCTCGCCGACTCCCCCGGACCGGACGCGGTACGCCGCGAACTCGACGCGGTCGCGGCACTGCGCGCCACCCTCGACGAGGCGGGTACGGCGGTCCGGGCCGCCCGGGAGACCGGCCGGCGGGCAACCGCCGCCGTCGTCGCCGCACAGGACCGGATCCGGTCCGCGTGGCGGGCCTTCGACCAGGTACGCGACGGGCTGGCCCGGCTCGGTCCGCCGGCCGCCGACCGCGACGACCTCACCGCCGCCTGGGACGGGCTGTGCTCGTGGGCGGCCGGGGAGGTCGACCGGCGCCGGGCCGACCGGGTCGCCGCCGCGGGCGCGGTCGACGCCGCGTACGCCGCCCGGGACGGGGCCGCCGCCGGGATCGTCGCGCTGTTCACCGCCGCCGGCGTCGACGCGCCGCCGGTCGGCCGGACCGGAACGGATCCGGCGCGGGACCTGACCCGGGCCGCCGCGGTCGCCGTCGAACGTGCCGAGGCCGACCTGCGCCGGCTCACCGAACGTCGTGAGCAGGCCGCCGAACTGCGCGGGCAGCGGTCCGGCCACGAGCGCGACGGCCGGGTCGCCAAGGCGCTCGCCGGGCACCTGCGGGCCAACAACTTCGAACGGTGGCTGCTCGCCGAGGCCCTCGACCAGCTCGTCGACGGCGCCTCCGGCATCCTGCGCGAACTGTCGTCCGGCCAGTACGACCTCGTGCACGACAAGGGCGAGTTCTACGTCGTCGACCACCACGACGCCGGGCTGCGCCGGGCGGTGCGGACGCTGTCCGGCGGCGAGACGTTCCAGGCGTCGCTGGCGCTGGCGCTGGCCCTGTCCGAACGGCTGGCCGGCATGTCCGCGACCGCCGCCAGCCTGGAGTCGATCGTCCTCGACGAGGGGTTCGGCACCCTCGACGCGGCCACGTTGGACACCGTCGCGGCGACCCTGGAGAACCTGGCCGCCCGCGGCGACCGGATGGTCGGCGTCGTCACCCACGTACCCGCGCTCGCCGAACGGGTACCGGTCCGGTTCGAGGTCCGCAAGGACGCCCGTACCGCCCGGGTGGAACGGACCGGGCTGTGA
- a CDS encoding exonuclease SbcCD subunit D: MKILHTSDWHVGKVLKGRSRTDEHIAVLAQVVAIAREESPDLVIVAGDLYDTAAPTPDATRLVTRALSALRGTGAAVVAIGGNHDNGAALDALRPWADAAGITLRGSVRDSAAEHVLTGTTEGGERWRLVALPFLSQRYAVRAVEMYELSAAEAVQTYADHMGRLFAKLTEDFDEAGVVNLITAHLTVVGARTGGGERDAHTVMGYAVPASVFPTGTHYVALGHLHRAQQVLGPCHIRYSGSPLAIDFGEEENAPSVAVVTVGAGQAARVRDVPVTSAVGLRTVRGTLEQLAALPATDDWLRVYVRETPRAGLREEVQDLLPRALEVRVDPEMLPTADARNRAAQRAGRSPRELFGDYLDSVGHGDDGVRELFDELMEEASS; encoded by the coding sequence GTGAAGATCCTGCACACCTCCGACTGGCACGTCGGCAAGGTCCTCAAGGGACGGTCCCGGACCGACGAGCACATCGCGGTCCTCGCCCAGGTGGTCGCGATCGCCCGCGAGGAGTCGCCCGACCTGGTGATCGTCGCCGGCGACCTCTACGACACCGCCGCACCGACCCCGGACGCCACCCGGCTGGTCACCCGGGCGCTGTCGGCGCTGCGCGGCACCGGCGCCGCCGTCGTCGCGATCGGCGGCAACCACGACAACGGCGCCGCCCTCGACGCGTTGCGGCCGTGGGCCGACGCCGCCGGCATCACCCTGCGCGGCTCGGTCCGCGACAGCGCCGCCGAGCACGTGCTGACCGGCACCACCGAGGGCGGCGAGCGGTGGCGGCTGGTCGCGCTGCCGTTCCTGTCCCAGCGGTACGCCGTACGCGCCGTCGAGATGTACGAACTGAGCGCCGCCGAGGCGGTGCAGACGTACGCCGACCACATGGGACGGCTGTTCGCCAAGCTGACCGAGGACTTCGACGAGGCGGGCGTGGTCAACCTGATCACCGCCCACCTGACGGTCGTCGGGGCCCGCACCGGCGGCGGCGAACGCGACGCGCACACCGTCATGGGCTACGCCGTACCGGCGAGCGTCTTCCCCACCGGCACCCACTACGTGGCCCTCGGCCACCTGCACCGCGCGCAGCAGGTCCTCGGCCCCTGCCACATCCGCTACAGCGGCAGCCCGCTCGCGATCGACTTCGGCGAGGAGGAGAACGCCCCGTCGGTGGCGGTCGTCACGGTCGGCGCCGGCCAGGCGGCCCGGGTACGCGACGTACCGGTCACCTCGGCGGTGGGGCTGCGCACCGTACGCGGCACGCTGGAGCAGCTGGCGGCGCTGCCGGCCACCGACGACTGGCTGCGGGTGTACGTCCGCGAGACGCCCCGCGCCGGCCTGCGCGAGGAGGTGCAGGACCTGCTCCCCCGCGCCCTGGAGGTACGCGTCGACCCGGAGATGCTGCCGACCGCCGACGCCCGCAACCGTGCCGCCCAGCGGGCCGGCCGCTCGCCGCGCGAACTGTTCGGCGACTACCTCGACAGCGTGGGCCACGGCGACGACGGCGTACGGGAACTGTTCGACGAGCTGATGGAGGAGGCGAGCTCTTAA
- a CDS encoding Mth938-like domain-containing protein: MGTDARSPRILAVSWGRMEIEGVGTGKDFKLYPGGGRPWDWTETGTQHQPGIQPADVEELLAAGATTVVLSRGMELRMQVTPETLALLEERGVTVHVLATEEAVTVYNDLVDTTPVAGLFHSTC, from the coding sequence ATGGGTACGGACGCGCGGTCGCCGAGGATCCTCGCCGTCTCGTGGGGGCGGATGGAGATCGAGGGCGTCGGGACCGGGAAGGACTTCAAGCTCTACCCCGGCGGCGGCCGGCCGTGGGACTGGACCGAGACCGGCACCCAGCACCAGCCCGGCATCCAGCCCGCCGACGTCGAGGAACTGCTCGCCGCCGGCGCCACCACCGTGGTGCTGTCCCGGGGGATGGAGTTGCGGATGCAGGTCACCCCGGAGACGCTGGCGCTGCTCGAGGAACGGGGCGTCACCGTGCACGTCCTGGCGACCGAGGAGGCCGTCACCGTCTACAACGACCTCGTCGACACCACCCCGGTCGCCGGCCTGTTCCACTCCACCTGCTGA